One Cryomorphaceae bacterium 1068 DNA window includes the following coding sequences:
- the gldE gene encoding gliding motility-associated protein GldE, with protein MEPPDIEPLSIILALFNPISFEVWIAIAVTLFLIACSALISGSEVAYFSLGPNEKNELETSKSNVSDRILALLDRPQRLLATILITNNFVNIGIVIVSTFIVSESFNFEDYEAWVAILIQVGGITFLLLLFGEVIPKVYATANALPLCKFMSLPLEILGKIFYPLSTLLITSTNVINKRVKKRGTDYSVDELEAALELTKDEETTPDEEKILRGIVRFGGTDVKQIMTPRTEVVSFEQRTLFPELLAELLQQGFSRVPIYEESLDQVKGILYLKDLLPHADAENLQWLPLVRPPYFVPENKKLDDLMKEFQEKKVHMAIVVDEYGGTSGIVTLEDILEEIVGDITDEFDDEKIFYSKLDDQNYVFEGKTPLVDLYKILDLDGENWEDAKGESDTLAGFILEQAGKIPLKNEKVKFENYILTVEAADKRKIKRVKLTVTETTEENTEKS; from the coding sequence GATTTCAGGATCTGAAGTTGCCTACTTCTCCCTTGGACCAAATGAAAAGAATGAGTTGGAGACTTCTAAATCCAACGTTTCTGATCGAATTCTGGCATTACTCGACAGACCCCAGAGACTTCTGGCCACCATCTTGATCACCAACAATTTCGTCAACATCGGAATTGTAATCGTCTCAACATTTATCGTTTCCGAGTCCTTCAACTTTGAGGATTATGAAGCATGGGTTGCCATCCTCATTCAAGTAGGTGGCATCACTTTTCTATTACTACTATTCGGTGAAGTTATCCCCAAAGTTTACGCTACGGCGAATGCACTACCCCTTTGCAAATTCATGTCTTTGCCATTGGAGATTCTCGGAAAAATCTTCTATCCGCTGAGCACATTACTCATCACAAGTACCAATGTGATTAACAAAAGAGTGAAGAAAAGAGGAACTGACTACTCTGTAGATGAACTTGAGGCTGCCTTGGAATTGACCAAAGACGAAGAGACCACTCCTGATGAAGAAAAAATACTGAGAGGCATTGTACGTTTTGGTGGAACGGATGTAAAGCAAATTATGACACCCAGAACGGAAGTAGTTTCTTTCGAACAAAGAACCCTGTTCCCTGAATTGCTCGCAGAGTTGCTTCAGCAAGGTTTTTCCAGAGTTCCAATCTATGAAGAATCACTGGATCAAGTAAAAGGAATTCTCTACTTGAAGGATCTACTGCCTCATGCTGATGCTGAAAACCTGCAATGGCTTCCGCTCGTTCGCCCTCCCTATTTTGTTCCAGAGAACAAGAAGCTCGATGACCTTATGAAGGAGTTTCAAGAGAAGAAAGTTCATATGGCGATCGTTGTAGACGAGTATGGCGGCACTTCAGGAATTGTGACCCTTGAAGATATTCTCGAAGAGATTGTCGGTGACATTACGGATGAATTCGACGACGAGAAGATTTTCTATTCCAAACTAGACGATCAGAATTACGTTTTCGAAGGCAAGACTCCTCTAGTCGATCTTTACAAAATCTTAGACCTCGATGGCGAGAACTGGGAAGATGCAAAGGGAGAGTCTGACACTTTAGCAGGATTCATTTTGGAACAAGCGGGAAAAATCCCACTGAAGAATGAAAAAGTCAAATTTGAAAATTACATCTTGACTGTAGAAGCGGCAGACAAGAGAAAGATTAAGCGTGTAAAACTTACGGTAACAGAGACGACCGAAGAAAATACAGAGAAGTCTTGA
- a CDS encoding heavy-metal-associated domain-containing protein, producing MKLRLNNITRPLFMVSLVILGACSGTDQAQDVKTNSDVNISFTEESGPTEKYLANIAIDGMACEMMCGSKIAGELNGLEGVKNTDIDFKGEGEENYAIVEFDANTVSEQEMIEAVQAIANGHYKVNSVEVKHVVAGNQTEEEEEEKVSVYKPELEYQLPNIFSVFTRLF from the coding sequence ATGAAATTAAGGCTTAACAATATTACTCGTCCTCTGTTCATGGTTTCGCTTGTCATTCTTGGTGCCTGCTCGGGTACTGATCAAGCTCAAGACGTTAAAACCAACTCAGATGTTAATATTTCTTTCACAGAAGAATCGGGGCCTACCGAAAAGTATTTGGCCAATATTGCCATTGATGGTATGGCTTGTGAAATGATGTGCGGCAGTAAAATAGCCGGTGAGTTGAATGGTCTCGAAGGTGTAAAGAATACTGACATAGATTTTAAAGGCGAAGGCGAAGAGAACTACGCAATCGTTGAGTTTGATGCAAATACAGTAAGCGAACAAGAAATGATTGAAGCGGTTCAAGCTATCGCTAATGGTCACTATAAGGTGAATTCAGTAGAAGTGAAGCATGTTGTAGCCGGGAATCAAACTGAAGAAGAGGAAGAGGAAAAAGTAAGTGTGTACAAACCCGAATTGGAGTATCAATTACCCAATATCTTTTCGGTCTTTACACGTCTTTTTTAA
- the rpmA gene encoding 50S ribosomal protein L27 — MAHKKGVGSSKNGRESESKRLGVKIFGGQPAIAGNIIVRQRGTKHHPGVNVGMGKDHTLFALTDGTVEFRKRTGDKSFVSIVPANEQN, encoded by the coding sequence ATGGCACATAAGAAAGGAGTCGGAAGTTCGAAAAACGGACGTGAGTCGGAAAGTAAACGACTCGGAGTAAAAATATTTGGTGGACAGCCAGCTATCGCAGGAAATATTATCGTGCGTCAGCGTGGTACGAAGCATCATCCTGGAGTGAATGTGGGAATGGGTAAAGATCATACCCTTTTTGCACTTACCGATGGTACCGTTGAATTCCGCAAGAGAACCGGAGATAAGTCTTTTGTTTCGATCGTTCCGGCGAACGAGCAAAACTAG
- the rplU gene encoding 50S ribosomal protein L21, with the protein MYAIVNIAGQQLKVAKDQQVYVNRLPNKEGDKVTFDEVLLVENNGKVSVGAPAVKGASVSAKVVEHLKGDKVIIFKKKRRKGYQTRNGHRQLLTKIAIDGISVGGAKKAAAKKEEPKAEAAPKKEAAPKKAAAPKKESAPKAEAKKAAPKAKEDKSTQTDEKN; encoded by the coding sequence ATGTACGCAATTGTAAACATCGCGGGGCAGCAACTGAAAGTTGCAAAAGATCAGCAGGTCTATGTCAACCGTCTTCCTAATAAAGAAGGAGACAAAGTGACATTTGACGAGGTTTTGCTAGTTGAAAACAACGGCAAAGTTAGTGTTGGCGCCCCGGCTGTAAAAGGTGCATCAGTATCTGCAAAGGTAGTTGAGCACTTGAAAGGAGATAAAGTTATTATCTTCAAGAAGAAAAGACGTAAAGGTTACCAAACCCGAAACGGTCACCGTCAACTGTTGACTAAAATCGCTATCGACGGAATTTCTGTAGGTGGAGCTAAGAAAGCTGCAGCAAAGAAAGAAGAGCCAAAAGCAGAAGCAGCGCCTAAAAAGGAAGCTGCTCCTAAAAAAGCCGCCGCTCCAAAGAAAGAGTCAGCCCCAAAGGCAGAAGCAAAAAAGGCAGCTCCTAAAGCAAAAGAAGATAAATCAACTCAAACTGACGAGAAAAACTAA
- a CDS encoding lysoplasmalogenase, whose product MNRDTIFSILYFLVLALHIFAGEIDQIMIASVSKPAILGVLIVYFLVDLLKSEKRNLFGYLILSGLFFSLMGDVLLIFQEESSMYFVLGLGSFLVAHILFIAAFTKTYLVNHEIKFLQKYGWAMLLVVAYGWFFFNAIKDFLGSMIAPVMVYTMIISLMLLIALNRFRKVSTASFLWIAAGAFFFVASDSLLAWNKFVRELDHSHLLIMLTYGLAQYGITRGAVRQLRDVSSKSISL is encoded by the coding sequence GTGAATCGAGATACCATCTTTTCCATTCTTTATTTCTTGGTTTTAGCCCTACATATTTTCGCAGGAGAGATAGATCAAATAATGATTGCGAGTGTTTCGAAGCCTGCCATCTTGGGTGTATTGATCGTTTATTTCTTGGTTGACCTGCTAAAAAGCGAGAAGAGGAATTTGTTTGGTTATTTGATTTTATCAGGACTATTCTTTTCACTTATGGGAGATGTGCTATTGATCTTTCAGGAGGAATCATCTATGTACTTCGTGCTCGGGCTAGGAAGCTTTCTGGTAGCTCATATTCTATTTATTGCTGCCTTTACGAAAACATATTTGGTCAATCATGAGATCAAATTTTTGCAGAAATACGGATGGGCAATGCTTTTAGTCGTAGCCTATGGGTGGTTTTTCTTCAATGCCATCAAGGATTTTCTCGGTTCTATGATCGCCCCTGTGATGGTATATACCATGATTATTTCGCTTATGCTTCTTATCGCCCTTAACAGATTCAGGAAAGTGAGTACAGCTTCTTTTCTTTGGATAGCTGCAGGAGCTTTCTTCTTTGTGGCGTCAGATAGCCTTTTGGCTTGGAATAAATTCGTTCGCGAGCTGGATCACTCTCATCTGCTGATCATGCTTACCTATGGGTTGGCCCAATACGGCATAACCAGAGGGGCCGTGCGTCAATTGCGCGACGTATCGTCCAAATCTATATCCCTGTAG
- a CDS encoding DMT family transporter — MRAKAKQRPPVQNSSAELRHWGMLFLTAVIWGSSFILIKRGLFTADGQELFTPLQVGAMRILFAAMFMLPFIYNRFQTLKNGKFKYLLAVGVFGNGIPAFLFAIAQTEIPSALAGMLNALVPVFSMLIGLAVFGVRIKLLQAIGVLIGLGSAVGLILSTGQIDGSTINISYALLIVAATICYAISLNVIKQYLQEESAVSITGLALVLVSPVGLVILLSTDFISRVDSIDGAWTGVGSISILAILGTAIALMVFNKMVKETSTIFASSVTYLIPLIAIIWGLIDGENLVTSQVACAFTMLGGIFLINRG, encoded by the coding sequence TTGAGGGCCAAGGCAAAACAGCGACCACCCGTACAAAATTCATCTGCTGAACTGCGACACTGGGGAATGCTGTTCCTTACGGCAGTCATCTGGGGCAGTTCTTTTATCCTTATAAAACGCGGGCTTTTCACTGCTGACGGGCAAGAGCTGTTCACCCCACTTCAAGTTGGAGCCATGCGAATACTCTTCGCGGCTATGTTCATGCTGCCCTTTATCTACAACAGATTTCAAACGTTAAAAAATGGTAAGTTCAAATACCTTCTTGCCGTAGGCGTATTTGGAAACGGGATACCAGCCTTTCTTTTCGCAATAGCCCAAACAGAAATACCGAGTGCGCTGGCGGGGATGCTGAATGCTTTGGTACCCGTATTCAGTATGTTGATCGGCTTGGCTGTATTTGGAGTTCGAATTAAGTTGCTTCAGGCCATCGGCGTATTGATCGGTCTTGGCAGTGCAGTTGGTCTCATTCTCAGTACGGGCCAAATAGACGGAAGCACCATCAATATTTCATATGCGCTACTCATAGTAGCAGCAACCATTTGCTACGCTATCAGTCTAAACGTGATTAAGCAGTACCTGCAAGAAGAGTCGGCAGTATCGATCACGGGACTAGCCTTGGTGTTGGTGAGTCCTGTCGGATTGGTCATTCTTCTTTCTACTGATTTTATTTCGAGGGTTGATTCGATAGACGGTGCATGGACAGGAGTTGGATCCATTTCGATCTTAGCAATATTAGGCACGGCAATTGCCCTGATGGTGTTCAACAAGATGGTTAAAGAAACCTCGACTATTTTCGCCTCTTCGGTTACCTACCTTATTCCACTCATTGCCATAATTTGGGGATTGATAGACGGTGAAAACCTAGTAACAAGTCAAGTAGCATGTGCCTTTACGATGCTAGGCGGGATCTTTTTGATCAATAGAGGTTAG
- a CDS encoding gliding motility lipoprotein GldD translates to MKKFTLLFFVLILMSCREDTPTPKPVGYFRIDLPEVSYDTKEPEYCPFKFPISKYGRVEYTTPPSDPVCWFNLSYPEFDAKVYFTYKEVDGNLRELIEESRALTYEHQIKANRINEKAVSDTSRSVFGLVYELGGAVASPVQLYLTDSTSHFLRGSLYFNARPNPDSIGPVLNFIEGDIDQMVQELEWKN, encoded by the coding sequence TTGAAGAAATTTACCCTCCTTTTTTTTGTTCTCATCTTGATGTCTTGTCGCGAAGATACGCCCACTCCAAAACCGGTAGGCTATTTTCGAATTGACCTTCCTGAAGTTAGTTACGATACCAAAGAACCTGAATACTGTCCTTTTAAATTCCCCATATCGAAGTATGGAAGAGTGGAGTACACTACCCCCCCTTCCGATCCTGTTTGTTGGTTCAATTTGAGTTATCCTGAGTTTGACGCTAAAGTATATTTCACCTACAAGGAAGTGGATGGAAACCTCAGGGAATTGATCGAAGAATCACGCGCCCTTACTTACGAACACCAAATAAAAGCAAATAGAATAAATGAGAAGGCGGTTTCTGATACTTCTCGTTCTGTATTTGGCTTGGTGTATGAACTAGGTGGAGCAGTGGCATCTCCCGTTCAACTTTACCTCACTGATAGCACGAGTCATTTTTTAAGAGGCTCGCTCTATTTTAACGCCCGTCCCAACCCTGATTCTATTGGCCCAGTGCTGAACTTTATTGAAGGAGACATTGACCAAATGGTGCAGGAGCTGGAGTGGAAGAATTAA
- a CDS encoding COX15/CtaA family protein, which produces MQKILYRLSVVSLVCTILVMLAGSIVRMTGSGMGCPDWPKCFGYVIPPTDVEMLTWSPLRSFDKGNIIIVDETLLVAIDGFTATESFDKSKWEPYTKHDYAIFNPFHTWVEFINRLIGAFTGLPVLVLALLSLKMFKKDALIPVLAWLGLFLLGYEAWLGKKVVDGNLIPHQITYHMFGALGLVAVFTFLIVRLKSVNLDFHTRRNRTTILIGAVGIALLLIQIFLGTTVREEVDTIGKNNLITAPDWIENLSVIFKFHRTYSLIVIGVLGWFAVRLIEAHTISSGPRLLIGFLIGEVLVGMGLAYLEMPAALQPIHLIFAVFNFALALFLLLYYHKKTSNATVV; this is translated from the coding sequence ATGCAGAAAATTCTCTATCGACTTTCAGTTGTTTCACTAGTCTGCACCATCTTGGTGATGTTGGCAGGTAGTATCGTACGGATGACAGGTTCAGGAATGGGCTGTCCCGATTGGCCAAAATGTTTTGGATATGTCATACCTCCCACAGACGTTGAGATGCTTACCTGGTCTCCTTTGCGGAGTTTCGATAAAGGAAATATCATTATTGTGGATGAGACCTTGTTGGTTGCTATTGACGGATTTACAGCCACGGAGAGTTTTGATAAATCTAAATGGGAACCCTACACGAAACATGATTATGCCATTTTCAACCCCTTTCATACGTGGGTAGAGTTTATTAATCGGTTGATCGGAGCTTTTACCGGTTTGCCCGTTTTGGTATTGGCTTTGCTTTCACTCAAGATGTTCAAAAAGGATGCTTTGATACCCGTGTTGGCTTGGCTAGGTCTTTTTCTTTTGGGTTATGAAGCTTGGCTTGGGAAAAAGGTGGTAGATGGAAATCTTATTCCTCACCAAATAACCTATCATATGTTCGGGGCATTGGGCTTAGTTGCCGTTTTTACTTTTCTGATAGTAAGACTCAAGTCTGTTAACCTGGATTTTCATACGCGTAGAAACCGCACGACCATTTTAATTGGCGCTGTCGGTATCGCCTTGCTGTTGATTCAAATATTCTTGGGGACTACGGTACGCGAAGAAGTCGATACTATTGGCAAGAACAACTTGATCACAGCACCTGATTGGATTGAAAACCTCTCTGTAATCTTTAAGTTCCATCGCACCTATTCTCTGATTGTAATCGGTGTATTGGGTTGGTTTGCGGTTAGACTTATTGAAGCTCACACCATTTCTTCAGGACCGCGATTACTCATTGGTTTTTTGATAGGTGAAGTGTTGGTGGGGATGGGGCTGGCCTATTTAGAAATGCCAGCAGCTTTGCAGCCTATCCATTTGATTTTCGCTGTGTTTAATTTTGCTTTAGCACTTTTCTTATTGCTTTATTATCACAAGAAAACCAGCAATGCGACAGTGGTTTAA
- a CDS encoding MFS transporter: protein MKKQLGLMIVLAGINFTHIMDFMIMMPLGPQFKRIFNIGPEMWSAVISSYTFAAAISGVAAIFLLDFFDRRKALIFLYSGFIISTFLVGFANSIEMLLAARALTGLFGGIIGALVLAIVGDVIENKNRGKAIGIVMTGFSAAASLGVPLGLFLGTKFGWEVAFFMIAGFATMLLGFAIKLVPSIDSHRKEKGTRMKNSLVALKYVVRDKNQLLAFAFTLLIVFGQFSIIPFISPYMVANVGFEEIQLTYIYLIGGALTVFTSPFFGKVADRYGRLKTFLVLMLISLIPIFAITNMSPNPVWYVLIFSSLFFVFAAGRMVPASAMIIGTAHPDYRGTFMSLRSSLLSLGQGVAAFCAGLIMIEFPDGTFGNFHIVGYIGIATSVLSFFILRKIKDQY from the coding sequence GTGAAAAAGCAACTAGGTTTAATGATCGTCTTGGCGGGGATCAATTTCACTCACATCATGGATTTTATGATCATGATGCCGCTGGGACCTCAGTTTAAGCGAATTTTCAATATCGGCCCCGAAATGTGGAGTGCGGTCATTTCGTCGTACACCTTTGCCGCTGCGATATCAGGGGTTGCTGCCATATTTTTACTCGATTTCTTTGACCGTCGCAAAGCACTCATCTTTCTTTATTCGGGATTCATCATCAGTACTTTTTTGGTGGGTTTCGCTAATAGCATTGAAATGCTATTGGCCGCTCGGGCCTTGACCGGCCTTTTCGGAGGAATAATCGGAGCCCTTGTTTTGGCTATTGTGGGAGACGTTATTGAGAATAAAAATCGTGGAAAGGCCATCGGAATTGTGATGACAGGGTTTTCTGCTGCGGCATCACTTGGAGTGCCGCTTGGCTTGTTTTTAGGAACGAAATTCGGTTGGGAAGTGGCCTTTTTTATGATCGCTGGTTTTGCCACTATGCTCTTGGGTTTTGCTATAAAATTGGTGCCATCCATAGATTCTCACCGAAAGGAAAAGGGAACGCGAATGAAAAACTCTCTTGTCGCTCTGAAGTATGTCGTTCGTGATAAGAATCAACTATTGGCTTTTGCTTTTACCCTATTGATCGTATTTGGTCAATTCAGCATCATTCCTTTTATCTCTCCTTACATGGTGGCCAATGTAGGTTTTGAAGAGATTCAACTCACCTATATTTACTTGATTGGAGGGGCACTTACCGTCTTCACATCGCCTTTCTTTGGGAAAGTTGCCGACCGCTATGGGCGTTTGAAAACCTTTCTTGTCCTTATGCTCATTTCGCTCATTCCCATTTTTGCCATTACCAACATGTCGCCCAATCCAGTATGGTATGTCCTGATTTTTTCCAGTCTGTTCTTTGTTTTTGCCGCGGGTAGAATGGTACCCGCATCCGCAATGATCATAGGTACAGCTCATCCGGATTATCGAGGAACCTTTATGAGCTTACGTTCTTCGCTTTTAAGTCTTGGGCAAGGAGTAGCCGCTTTCTGCGCGGGTTTGATCATGATTGAATTCCCCGATGGAACTTTCGGGAATTTTCACATTGTTGGATACATCGGGATAGCAACTAGCGTCTTGTCTTTCTTTATATTGAGAAAGATCAAGGACCAGTATTAA
- the serS gene encoding serine--tRNA ligase, producing the protein MLQTNILRENTEDILRRLEKRGDSNLKNLVTEALDLDKKKRERQAESDALLAELNKASKEIGSLMKAGKREEAELAKAKVAEIKAKSQEMKQEFGSLEAALNSVLYQIPNIPNELVPSGKTEDDNEEIHNEGEIPDLGEHAKPHWDLAEEYKLIDFQTGVKITGAGFPLYTGKGAKLQRALINFFLDEADKSGYDEVIPPFVVNEDSGYGTGQLPDKEGQMYHVTEDDLYLIPTAEVPITNVYRDVIIDPSDLPIKHCGYSPCFRREAGSYGKDVRGLNRLHQFEKVEIVQIAKPDDSYRLLDEMVKHVKGILKKLELPYRVLRLCGGDLGFTAAITYDFEVYSAAQKRWLEVSSVSNFEAFQSNRLKCRYRVEEKKTELVHTLNGSAMALPRIMAALLENNQKEDGIVIPEALQPYTKFSKIEKKK; encoded by the coding sequence ATGTTGCAGACAAACATTCTCAGAGAGAATACCGAAGACATCCTTCGCAGGCTCGAAAAACGAGGCGATAGCAACCTGAAAAACTTGGTTACTGAAGCACTCGATCTGGACAAGAAAAAACGTGAAAGACAAGCTGAGTCTGATGCTCTTTTGGCCGAATTAAACAAAGCCTCCAAAGAGATAGGAAGTCTTATGAAGGCCGGGAAGCGTGAAGAAGCGGAATTGGCAAAAGCCAAAGTAGCAGAGATCAAAGCCAAGTCTCAAGAGATGAAACAGGAGTTTGGTTCTCTGGAAGCAGCACTCAATAGCGTCTTGTACCAAATACCGAATATTCCGAATGAACTGGTGCCTTCAGGCAAGACGGAAGATGACAACGAGGAAATCCACAACGAAGGTGAAATTCCCGACTTGGGAGAACACGCCAAGCCGCATTGGGATCTTGCCGAAGAATATAAACTCATCGACTTTCAGACAGGAGTGAAAATTACCGGAGCCGGCTTTCCCCTCTATACAGGAAAAGGAGCGAAGCTTCAACGTGCATTGATCAACTTCTTTTTGGACGAAGCCGACAAATCAGGCTACGATGAGGTCATTCCTCCATTTGTAGTAAATGAAGATTCAGGTTATGGCACAGGTCAGCTTCCCGATAAGGAAGGACAGATGTACCACGTAACTGAAGATGATCTCTACCTCATCCCAACGGCAGAAGTGCCAATCACAAATGTTTACCGAGATGTGATCATTGATCCAAGCGACCTTCCCATAAAGCATTGTGGATACTCTCCTTGCTTTAGAAGAGAGGCGGGTTCTTACGGCAAAGACGTCAGAGGTCTTAATCGACTACACCAATTTGAAAAAGTCGAAATTGTGCAAATCGCAAAACCTGATGACAGTTACCGCCTCTTAGATGAGATGGTTAAACACGTGAAAGGAATATTGAAAAAACTTGAGTTGCCTTATCGCGTTTTACGATTGTGCGGTGGCGATCTTGGCTTCACTGCTGCGATCACCTATGATTTCGAAGTATACAGTGCAGCACAGAAACGCTGGTTGGAAGTTAGTTCTGTCTCGAATTTCGAAGCTTTTCAGAGCAACCGCCTCAAGTGTCGGTACAGAGTGGAAGAAAAGAAAACGGAATTGGTACACACTTTGAACGGATCGGCTATGGCTTTACCAAGAATTATGGCAGCCCTTTTAGAAAACAACCAAAAAGAGGACGGAATCGTCATTCCTGAAGCATTGCAACCGTACACGAAGTTTTCAAAAATTGAAAAGAAAAAATGA
- a CDS encoding tetratricopeptide repeat protein encodes MSYKELGEFKEAEKLIKKQGKRSNSNTLFIDLGEVYEAQGEDDDAQKAYREAIDALPKSQGIVIRTANEFIRLNKLELALETYQEGKKLLEGRYPFSYEIAGLYGTMGDQERMISEYLDLLAYNEAYLQTIQNALNRSINFEEDDEGVEMLRTELLRRVQKNPDSVIYAEMLIWLFLQDKQFNSAYIQLKALDKRLGEDGQRLLQLAGLCTNNGEYDVAEKCYQYIADKGKSNPYYNYARTGVLKSKFQSLSTAFPPDTVALQALRTEYAGTLAELGVNSETIGLMRQKALLEAYYLGDLEAANTTLNEALDANIPTPTMRAEIKLDLAEILIAKDYIWDASLLASQVDKDFKNDILGSKAKFLNARISYYNGDFEWAQAQLDILKGSTSKLISNDAMELSLLISDNLNLDTILEPMLMYSRADLKAIQRDYSGATATLDSILSEFPGHSLKDEILMLKGRMAESQYNYELAITFYEQVLTDHYFDISADNALYRTAELYEDKLSQPSKAADLYKQLMVDFPGSLFVVEARKRFRNIRGDEPNTETPRIIPEKVP; translated from the coding sequence TTGTCTTACAAAGAGCTGGGTGAATTCAAGGAAGCCGAAAAACTAATCAAGAAACAAGGGAAGCGTAGTAATTCGAATACCCTCTTTATCGACTTAGGCGAAGTCTACGAAGCCCAAGGAGAGGACGACGATGCTCAAAAAGCTTATCGCGAAGCCATTGACGCACTTCCCAAAAGCCAAGGAATTGTAATCCGAACGGCCAACGAATTCATTCGACTCAACAAGCTGGAGCTGGCTCTTGAAACTTACCAGGAGGGCAAAAAACTACTCGAAGGCCGCTATCCGTTTAGCTATGAGATAGCAGGACTGTATGGCACCATGGGAGACCAAGAGCGCATGATAAGCGAATACCTCGATCTTCTTGCGTACAACGAGGCCTATCTGCAAACCATCCAAAACGCCCTAAATCGTAGTATCAATTTCGAAGAGGATGATGAAGGAGTAGAAATGCTTAGAACGGAGCTACTTCGGCGAGTTCAAAAAAATCCCGACTCCGTTATTTATGCGGAAATGCTCATATGGTTATTTCTTCAGGACAAACAATTCAACTCCGCCTATATCCAGCTGAAAGCACTTGACAAACGCCTGGGGGAAGATGGTCAACGACTTCTTCAGTTAGCAGGACTTTGTACCAATAATGGAGAGTATGACGTAGCGGAAAAGTGCTATCAATACATCGCCGATAAAGGAAAAAGCAATCCGTATTACAACTATGCACGAACGGGTGTTTTGAAATCGAAATTTCAAAGCTTGAGCACAGCCTTCCCGCCTGACACGGTGGCCTTACAAGCACTGCGCACTGAGTACGCGGGCACATTGGCCGAGCTTGGAGTGAATAGTGAGACCATTGGTCTGATGCGCCAAAAAGCACTGTTGGAAGCTTATTACTTGGGTGATCTTGAAGCGGCAAACACGACCCTAAATGAGGCGCTTGATGCCAACATCCCTACCCCGACGATGCGTGCCGAAATCAAACTGGATCTCGCAGAAATCTTAATAGCCAAGGACTACATTTGGGATGCATCACTTCTCGCTTCGCAAGTAGATAAAGACTTTAAAAATGACATTTTGGGTTCGAAAGCTAAATTTCTGAATGCCAGAATCAGCTATTATAATGGTGACTTTGAATGGGCCCAGGCGCAACTTGACATTCTGAAAGGAAGCACCTCTAAACTGATCAGCAACGATGCGATGGAGCTTTCTTTGTTGATTTCTGACAACCTGAACCTGGATACCATTCTCGAGCCGATGCTCATGTATTCTCGAGCTGATTTAAAAGCGATTCAACGAGATTACAGCGGGGCAACTGCTACCTTGGATTCTATCTTATCAGAATTTCCAGGGCACTCATTGAAGGATGAAATCCTAATGCTAAAAGGCCGCATGGCCGAGAGTCAGTACAATTATGAATTGGCCATCACCTTCTACGAGCAAGTTTTAACAGATCATTATTTCGATATCTCTGCCGACAACGCACTCTACCGAACTGCCGAATTGTATGAGGATAAACTTAGCCAACCAAGCAAAGCAGCAGACTTATACAAGCAGCTGATGGTTGACTTCCCTGGAAGCCTGTTTGTAGTAGAAGCTCGAAAGAGGTTCCGCAACATCAGAGGTGACGAGCCCAACACGGAGACACCTCGAATCATTCCTGAGAAAGTTCCTTAA